Part of the Motacilla alba alba isolate MOTALB_02 chromosome Z, Motacilla_alba_V1.0_pri, whole genome shotgun sequence genome, TAGTACCACTGACTAATGTTAAAAATAGTATCTTTTATTCTAAAACTTTCTATTGCTATTCTGTCAGAGATGCTTTCTGCTATCTCTGCTCTAATTAAGGTAAATATGCATACCTGATGCAAAATGAAGTTTACAGTAAATCTGCACAAATGAAATGGCAATTTTAAGCACCATTTAATCATCATCATAACGAGTACAAATATACACATACAGTTGCACACGTGAACGATACAAGTGCACTTTGTAAACATTGTGGGTGTAAAATTCCACGATGGAGCAGCTGCATCGTGTTTAACCACGTGGGACGATCACTCTGCTTTCATACTGGCCAACTCCAGCCACTGTCCTGCCAGCTACACTTTTCTGCTCAGCTGACTAAAAACCTCTGGATAAAACCGAGCAGATCTTCGTTTAATTTCTACTTTCATTAGCAAGCTACTTCTGGCAAGCTGCCGGGCCAGGAGCCACGGCGGCATGGCGCACGAAGCCTGTGGCTCAGGACCCTCCCTGGGACACGGTGACTCTGCCGCGCTCTCCCGTCGTTTCTCCGGCAGCTGGGGGGAAAGCGCCAATACCCCTTTTCCAAGAGAAAGGGGAGCGTGCCGACGGCTGAGGTGCGCTGCCAGCCTCACGCTGCAGAGGCCCCGCTCCGCCCTGCCCGGGACACGGGTGTCCGGGGCCGCGGGGGTCTCAGCGCGGCACCCATCGGAAGCGGTGCCCGCCGGCGGCCGTGCGGAGAGTGAAGGCGTTTCCCTGCGGGAAGGCCAGGGTGCGGATGGCGCCCGCCTCCCCCAGCGCCGTCCGCAGGCTGCCgccctcctccagctccctgccggccgggcgcggcgcggcgcggccggtGCGCAGCCCGCGGAAGGCGCCGTGCAGGCGCGGGCCCGGCCGCGGGCGcttggctgtggggctgcctcCCGGGCTGTGTCCCGGGCtgctgccggggctgcccccCGACCCGTCCCCCGCGCTGCCCCCCAGGCTTCGCAGGGCGGCGCGACACTTCTCCGACACGGCCCGCAGCATGGCGTCCACGCCCTCCGCATCCTCCAGGCCGGTCccggccggggcagcggcggcggcggcggcggcagcagccgCGGGCGGAGGAGGTAaaggatgaagaggaggaagaggaggaaggactGTCCCGTCGGCGCTTTGCGGGAGCATCAGCGTCTGCCGGCGAGAGGGAGCCCGAGTTCCGCGGtctgcactgcacagccccGTCCTGTTTCGCACCACGCTGCgctctgctgctccatcccacacCGCACGGCCCCCTCCCACACCTCACTGCCCGGCCCCGTGCCGTACCACCCTGACCCCCCCGCCCGCCCTGCTCCACCCCGCACTGCTTTACCCCGACACCGTTCCCATCCATGCTGCCCTGCCCCACGCCGTCCACCCCACGCCCTGTCCTGCCCGACACAACTCCTACAACCCCTTACTGCACAATCCCATTCCACATCTCCCCCCACCCAGGCCCTGTCCCATCCCGTGCTGCCTCACCCGGCACCCTATTCCTCCCTGCACGCGACATCACACTGTCCCCCAGGGGCAAGCTGGGCCacggggcagccaggctggagggtgAACAGCACTCACGTCAAGGACAGCAGCCAGCTGCCTGGCCTGACTtgccagctccttcagctgcacGTTGCTCTCTCGCAGTGCCACCAGCTCTTCCTGCCTCTGTGAGAGGGTCTCCTGCAGCTGTGAAGGACAAATGGGGAAAGGGGTGGTTGAGAACCACATGGTCCAGGAGCCAGGGGATGCTGCGCACCAGGGCCCTGCAGTTGCCTCAACAGGATGCAACAGAACACAGTGTAGGCTGGGGAGGGCTTCGGGATCCCTACCTGGCTGTTTGCTTCCAGGGCATCTCCCAATGCTTTCTTGTGCTGGTCTGCCAGGTCCTTCCAGCATGGCTCAGGGGAAGACAGGTTCTGTGGGGGAACTTGCACCAGcgtgctgctctgcagctgcgGGGTGCAGGGGCCAAAAGCCACCTCCTCACCAAGGGAGAAATCATAGTCAGTACAGTCCAGTGATGGTGGCATTAAGGTAGATACATCTGCAAGGCATAGCCACAAGTGTTAAGTGGAGGTATTCATCATGTCTGTTACCCCCAACCCCAGCACACCACTGCGGTTCTAAACATCCCTCTGGATGTTCCCTCTGGACATGTCCCTCTGAAATGCTTTTACTCTACTGTGACAGCTGTGCACATTGAAtctgtttggattttatttGTCTCCTGTGGGAGAAAGCTCAGTGACAGCTCAGGTCTCTAAGCAGGTGAGCAATAATGCATTACCTCACAGACTGTCCCGTGATGGGACTAACATGCTGTGAGTGGGCATGCAAAATtccaaaagtaaaacaaaaaaaaaaagaggagaccGAATGCAGCATGACTGCAGATGTGCACACGCAGATACACTTGGTTCAGGTAAGGAAAAATATCTACTTGCCAGGCATAAAATCACCAACAGTATCCCTGAATTCCTGGAAATCAAACTCCGGCCCATCCTGGAAGCAGCGACCCTGGCAGGGGTGAAGGAAATGATCCagtgagcagagcccagggctcagACCTGCCCACACCACTGCTGAAACTGTGTCAACAGTGTCTGCTGCCGGTGCTCAGCACCTAATCACAGTTCCAGCACTCCCAGGCACCATCCCCTTGCCACTTGCAACCCCTCTGGCACATGGGACAAGATGCTGTCCTCTGCTGTGCCCATTTTGCAGGTGGCAAACCTGAGGCTAGGGAAGCTGCCAGCACCCATCTGCTTGAGAGAGCTACCCTTAAGGTGCCAAGTGCAGCCTAGGCTGTTCTGAGCAGTAGGTTTACCTGCTGCAGGGTCACAGGGCCAGCTGGGGTGGTGGGAAGGATgggggcagaggctgccaaATCCTGCCAGTTGATGGTGCTGAGCACTGGGGACAGTCAGAGACAAAGGTGAGTAGCACGGGCAGGGGTGGACACAGCGAATGGGGCATGGCAAAAAGAGAAGCACGGCTGGGGAACATCTTCGATGTGCATGGCCAGGAAATGCAAGGCTGGGAAACAGGGTGCAAAGGCACCAGGAAGGATATAGTGGGGTTCGTGGAGAGGGGTCATGGCTGGGGGAACACGGTGGAGGGTGAGGTGGTGGCGTCACGGCTGGGGAGCACGGCGGGAGACACCAGAGGGGCACAGAAGGAGGAACGGGGAGGGGTACACGCCTGGGGGTTAAGGCTGTCCGCCGCAGGCTCACTCACCcagggcgggcgcggcggcggccggtGAGGCGCCGCTGCGGCGCGGACGGGGCGGGGGAGCTCGGGGGCTCAGAGCGGCCGGGGGCGTCCACGCCGTgtccccgccgggccgggccggcttCTTGGCCAGGCGGGCGGGCAGTCCCTGGACTGTGTTGGGGCAGATGCTGCCGAAGGCTCGGCGGCGGCCGCCCTGCTCCATGCtggcgccgcggccccggcctCGGACTCGGCTCCAGCTCCGGTGCCGGCGGGCGCCCTCCGCCCCGCGTCCCGCTCGGCGCCGCCCCACGAGCAGGGGCGCGGGGGGCCGCGGCCATGGCGggggccgcccgcccgcctTCGCTCCTCCGGGGCGCCGAAAcctcccgccgccgccctgGGCCGCGCCGCCGGCTCCCGCGCCCGCGGAACGCTTCCCCGCGCCTGCGGAGCCTGGGCGGGCCCAGGGGGCTGCCCCAAAGGGAAACTCGAGGATAGGCGCTACCTGCCCCGCCACCACGGCCGCCCGTCCCCCCAGCAGCTCGGTGCCGAGCTCACCCCCGCGGCTCTGTGCCGGGCAGTGCGGGCGTCAGCTTGGGGGCTGGGCTGGTTTTTATAATGGTGTTTGTTAATTCTCTCTAAAGGAAGAGGGTCCATCTGCGTTGAACGCCACGGGGGACGGGGATGGGGGGGATCTGTTATGTAGGAGAAAAAATCCGTCCATGGCACCTTGAATGTACCGATCCGCGCTCCGGGAGAGGGTACCCTCGCACCGGCAGAGGGTCCCAACTGCTGCTACGGCATGTCCAGCTGAAATCACCGACGGGGTTGGCGGAGGCTGAGCTGCCCTTTATTCCCCCGTGGTGGTCTAGTAGGTATTTTTTATAACAGCAGCGTGGACAAGGTTTGCTCGTTCTGGCTCAACACCTGACGGCAGGCAGGACTTGGAGCGCCGCCGGGCGTCAGGGTCCCCCCTGCGCTGAAAGGCGAGCACACCCTAGGGCAGCTCTAAGTGTCTATGAGGTCTTTTAACACTGCTTTTGAGCACAGatacaaatgaagaaaatgaaatattttacaacaCTATGActgttttctgcctttgaatGTGCCAACCTGCTCAGGAGCGTGCATTTGGATTATAGACCTGCtagaaaactaaacaaacaaacccagctgTTGTTATTATTCCACATTCTGTTTTCCTACACTTATGTCAATGCATCAATTTTTTTCCCGAGCCATGACCAAGCTAGTGGGTGCCAGTTTGAAACgggtgaaacaaaaccccatcGATTTGCTATAGAGcaggtatttttttattacagcacTGGAGATGAGGGAGATTTCTTCACCTAACTCACCCACCCTTATCAAGTGCTGTGATTTATTTATACAGTAAGTATTGCTTAATATTGCTACATCATTATAACATCATCATATATGCACTGGAACTTATTTACATAATGTTATCTCATGGTTATAAATTGTTCTTCTGTACTATGCTTGTGCTTCCCCAATTTAGGTGGTCTTGGAGGACTTCTTCAATGAAGGCTTAAGGTGTTCCTCACATCTGAACTTTTCAACTTTGTCTTCAGAGCATGCACAGTTATGGTGTTCCTTGGTCTTTCTGGATCTAAGTGGTctaaattcttcattttgtgGCTAATTTGCTTTACATTTGCTCATTACTAATTAGTacatcctgctgctttccagtaTACCTATACCTGTCTATCTTTGAAACTACTTGTCTATTTTTGGAACTATTCACCTGGcgaatttctgtttatttaagcATTAAGCAACTAGTTAACCATACACTGGCTATTACATTGTATAGAAAGTTATGATTCGGGTTATATTGGTATAATATATCTTATATATTTTATAACTCAATATGTATCTCATAACTTTGACCAAAGTTATATAGGTATCATAAGGAATGACACTATTGGGCATGTTTATTCTGGGGGGGATTAAGTTAATTGACAGGGTGAATTCCTTATGTGCCAATGTGttttctctcccagctgcatcTGCACACTGCCAGCCAATAAATCTATATAGaggaaacaagcagaaaagagTTTACTCAACATTCAGTTGGTCCTTACAACGTTATCTTTATGGACCACCCTCCAGTTAAATAACACAGTACGTGAGATTCAGTAAATTATTTACATgctgaacttaaaaaaatacagcaaagagACAGTGCAGATGACATAACACATAAAATCGTTTGCAAAATGCCATCTAATTTTTAAGCTCCAATGACACTAAGGCTTAGTGGGTCAGACTGCACCGACTCTGTGGAGCACAAACGCGGAGCCAGAGCCGTCTCCACCACCACCCACTGTCAGCGGTCATCCCCAAGCCAGGGGCACTTCTGGGCCACATCcgagggcaggaggagagacAGGGACCGCCCGTTCAGAGACACCAGGAGCTGAAGCTGGTCCATGCAGTCCCGCAGGACGTCTTCCGAGTAGCCGCTGATTCGCAGATCCAGGGGGCTGCGGTGGCGCAGGAGCCGGTCCGCaagccccaggctgctggcGGCCAGCAGAGAGGGCGCGTATTTGGTGAAGGCATAgtcagccaggctgagctcagcgACGCCCGCCGCCAGGCTCCGGGCGTCCGCCGCCTCCCTTGCGTCGGCCCCCCGAGCCTCCAGCCGCACCTGGCTGAAGTGCTCCAGGAAGAAGCTGACGGTGGGAGCCGCCAGGTCGAAGTCCAGGCGATGCAGGACGATGCACTCCAGGTTGCGGAGCTGCTGGCGGGTGAAGGCGTCGCAGCAGAGGGCGAGGAGCTCTTTCACGCTAGGAGGGTGCACCTCCACCTGCGGGTGGGAACCGGAGTGAGGACGCTGCCGCCAGGAAGCAGTGCAGGGGAGCTGGCGCGGAGCTCGGCCTGTCTGAAGCCCCCTCGGGCTGGTCTCAGCGGGCCGCCACCCCCGGTGGCGGGGCAGCCGGGGCCCGGGGCCGGCCCTACCTGTTTGCAGGCGATGAGCAGCGCTGTTAcccccaggagctggaagcagtCGGCGGCCACTGGAGTAGTGGCGAGAAAGCGGTCTAGGATGTTGACGGCCAGGCAGAGTGCCTCCAAGGAGACCCCGAAATGCCGGTGCACAGGGATGAGCCAGCTGACTAGCTTGCAGCGCGCCTCTGCCGTCACCTACGGTACCGGCAGTGGGGATCAGGCGGGGCCGAGCCCGGGGGTCCCCCGCCCACTCCCCGCCGCGGGCCCCGCTGCCCCCACCTGCGGCTGCCGGGCGAGCGGCTCCCGCGGCTGGAAGCGGCTCTCCAGCCCCTTGCGGGAGCGGTACCAGCTCTCCCCGTAGTCGCGGaaagcctgcagctcctgcgCGTtctcccccgccgccgccgccgtcccCAGGCGCCGCCGCCGTGCCGGGCGCCGCGGGCAGCCCCCAGGGGAGCCGCCGGGCCCCCGACGCTCCGGAGTCCCGGCGCACCGCCCGCTCGCCGCCGTCACCATGGGGTGAGCGGCCGTGCCAAGTCCGCTCCGGTCGCGGCACTGGCTATTTGAGCGGAGTGGTGGCCGCCAAAGCTGTCACCGCCCGCCTCCCGGGCACCGCGCCCCGCCCGTCCCGTCGTCTGGGCACTTAGGGGACCACCGTCTCCAAAACAAATTCCGAGCCACCGAAACGTCTGTCTCTTCTCTGCCGCTTGCCCTCGAGCAAGAAGGCTGCGGTGGAGTCGCCATGTGACCTCCCGACCACAGCCTTCTCGCTCTCGCGCGGCACAGAGAGCAAACTAGACAGCAGTGCCGTAAACCCACGAAGGCGgccagctgaagctgctgcatCGATTTTGCTATTACCAACGCAGGCGTCTCTCCAGCTCCTAGCAGTTCAACTCAGAACCTTGTGAGCTTTAACGGCTACCGATCACCACCCGTAAACAAcactcccagggcagggcaccAGAAACAGCACAGGAGGACAGCCGGGGAGCGAGCGAGCCAGGAGTGCAGGAGCTTACGATGCAATCTGGGTGTCAGTTACACTGTCATCCATGGACTATTTATGTGATGGGGCACTATTTTAAACAGCTGAATGCAGGGAAATTAAAACAGTCCTGCACTCCAACTACCCATTTATAGTGTGCTATGGACGTGGGAAgacctggagaaagaaaatgtcttctAGGTTAAGCACTGGGAAAGATGGCAGTAGGAAACGAGCTTCAAGAAGCCCCATGatacagaagcaaaacaaaggagGAGGTGCGAATGCTACAGAGTGAATAGCAGGAGGAGGAACTCCTTTCCAAGGCAAGGACAGAGACAGACCAGGAGAACatgctgcctttaaaaaaagtaaaacacatTGCAGACCACAGTTGAGATTACAGTGACAAAGATCCAGAGATAGTGAATGGTCTTGTGTCTGACAAATGCTTTGAGAAAAGTAACACAGAAGTGTTAACAGAAgtctttattaaataaatagagCAAAAGAGAAAGTTCATCCACTCAAAAGAGTACAGGCACAAAAGTTGCTCATGTATACTGCAGAAGCAGAATGCCAATGTAGCatctggttttttgggtttttctttttttttttttttttttttgtaagataACTGTGCTTATCTGTACACCACAGTGTGACCTCTGtaatttgttttacagaaaactgTTGCTCACAGAGAAGATCGTGCAATTTCCCAGTTATTACAATATATCCccttaatttatttcagttatttagAAGATTACAAAGCACAGCATGCTAGAGAAACACAAATAATAACTCTGAATTTCAACATTATCACctataaatggaaaaaaacctcttattCATCACAATTGGATAAAGGAGAAGAACTCAAAAACAATTCACACTTTCCCTAGGACAACCATTTAAGACCAACAACTCATTTGCAAAATTCAAACCCAAAAGAAAGAGCAGCTTGCTAAAAACTGAATTACTGAGATGTTTTTCTACTTTGTCTTTCCAAAGGATACAAATAAAACCTCTcaaccaaaacaacaaataaaacctctcaactaaaacaacaaataaaacctctcaaccaaaacaacaaataaaacatctcaaccaaaacaaaacctaggAAATTTATTTAAGGTACAGATTTAGTTTATATCTTCAATGAATATAATTTGCAGGTTTTGATTTCGGTGTGGGAATACTGAACGCAAAGTTGAGATCTTAAGAATAAAATTTCCTGTTCAAATGCTTCCTTGCCTAAATGGtgctgtaaaaaaaccccaaaaatcacttTCTGCCTCCTTTGAAATTAGGAGACTACCACTACATTATCATAATGCACAAAAGAATAACAGATATGATCCTTGTTCCTTCAGAGCTGTTAGCAAAGAGCTTTCCTCCTCCAGAACTGGTATAAGCTAATGTGCACAAGCTGGACAGCAATACCAGTTCTGCTGTGATAATATAATTAGATAGGCTCCATATATTTTGCACTTTTATGCATTTAATTTCCTGAGCACCCTTTCTGTACGTGATTAACCTCTGCtgtataaaatttttatttttcagattaaacAAAAGTTGTCATCTACACAGTGCTTCTGTCTGTGAAGACAGTTCCTATTTGACTGCAACTGTTTAACAGCAAAATCCTCCCCACCAATATAGTCCTTATTCTTGAAAGCTATGTTGGCAATCTAAAATTTCACTTCATAATTAGAAAGAGTGTGGATAGGTAGAAGGTGAGACCATCTGATTCATTCCCTATTCAGTTAAGGATTATTCAGTattaaagaaacaagaaatgaaGGATTACACAGATCCTTTGTCATTGTCATCCTATCCAGTCACCGTGAGCAAGCAGGGTAGGAGAGAACTGCCACTGAAGTTTCCACTAGGAGCTTTTCTGGTATTTCCTTGAAGAGGGTCAATGTGAATTTTCATCaataagaggagaaaaaacacaTGATCATCTCTTGAAGGGGGCCTGGAGAACTATGCAAAACTCAACATACAAAAAAGGGAGAGCAAAATATAGTACAGTTGCAAAGTTGCAAGGATCAAGGTAAACAGGGAGGAACAACTGTGAGAAGAGGCACATCCTCTTCtttgggaggagctgctggtcaGTACACAGCTCGCTGAGCACTCATTCACAGCAGTCCATGCTATCATCTTAAAGACAATTATAGAGCATCTTCTCAATATAAATCatacagaaaaattaagacTTCTCTAAGATGTCTTGGTTTAACACTGTaaattaacaattaaaaaatcatcACTTAGGAAACTCATATGAGAAACATTTGTCTTTTGTTTGCATAAATGGAATTCTACTCAACTGAGATTCAGGATCGAATCTTCAATCATCAGTACACACTGTACTGATGGTATGATTAGCATATTAagttaaaaaagagaaacagctgTGAACaattcatattttgaaaaaacTGCTTGCAGTTGTCATTCATACAGTCAAGACAAATGGCACCAAATATAGTGTAAAGGCTGAACATATCCAATGTTTATCTTAAAACTGATAAAAAGAAAGGCTGATCCTATGCAAAAATCATGCAGTCTATCCCCATCATGGCTGGTATCAACCCCACTAAGAATTCAAATACTTCCAATTAATGGAGTGTGTATTTCCCCTGCAATTGATGAAGCTCTGATTTGTTACTGATTTCCGATTTCAGTTaccattttctgtttttatcaGCTCTTTGATGATGTATAAGACCGTGTcatctagaaaagaaaaaaaacaaaaacacagcatGTGAAAAAGAGCAAGCTTAAAAACTGATTCTCAAAATGCCAAAAATTGTAAGAGAAGTCTAGCGCTCAGcaacttaaaattttaatgttttaggCTATACCAGAATCTAAAGCAAAATAAGTGATTACCATATGGCAAGCAAAAGGACAAACAGTATGTACACAGTATATCATCACAAAATTTTTCGATGAACTGCTGATGACCATTTCAGTATTCCACAAGAGATTGGGAAAGTCGTGGGTTAACTCCAGATACATTAGCATATAGGAactccctttcttccccttctaTAATATGCTCCCGAACATCCAGTGTCCAAATTTTTAACTGCTCACTATCCCTTACTTTTGGGAACCAACATGCCATTAGTTAACCTAGATTTTGTTAGATTTTGTTTGTGCAAGTAACAACTTGCACAACACTTATAAATCATCTATACCTAGGATTCTCCACACATAATCTCAATTCTATTTTGAGATGCTTGCCTCACCATTACTACCACTACCTTGAATGCTGTTACCAGGAATATCTTTAAAATGACAGTTG contains:
- the MCIDAS gene encoding multicilin; its protein translation is MEQGGRRRAFGSICPNTVQGLPARLAKKPARPGGDTAWTPPAALSPRAPPPRPRRSGASPAAAAPALDVSTLMPPSLDCTDYDFSLGEEVAFGPCTPQLQSSTLVQVPPQNLSSPEPCWKDLADQHKKALGDALEANSQLQETLSQRQEELVALRESNVQLKELASQARQLAAVLDTLMLPQSADGTVLPPLPPLHPLPPPPAAAAAAAAAAAPAGTGLEDAEGVDAMLRAVSEKCRAALRSLGGSAGDGSGGSPGSSPGHSPGGSPTAKRPRPGPRLHGAFRGLRTGRAAPRPAGRELEEGGSLRTALGEAGAIRTLAFPQGNAFTLRTAAGGHRFRWVPR
- the CCNO gene encoding cyclin-O — its product is MVTAASGRCAGTPERRGPGGSPGGCPRRPARRRRLGTAAAAGENAQELQAFRDYGESWYRSRKGLESRFQPREPLARQPQVTAEARCKLVSWLIPVHRHFGVSLEALCLAVNILDRFLATTPVAADCFQLLGVTALLIACKQVEVHPPSVKELLALCCDAFTRQQLRNLECIVLHRLDFDLAAPTVSFFLEHFSQVRLEARGADAREAADARSLAAGVAELSLADYAFTKYAPSLLAASSLGLADRLLRHRSPLDLRISGYSEDVLRDCMDQLQLLVSLNGRSLSLLLPSDVAQKCPWLGDDR